A portion of the Parasedimentitalea marina genome contains these proteins:
- a CDS encoding NAD(P)-dependent oxidoreductase, translating into MATSRDQFFADCDVVSLHVRLKPSTKGLITAADLTQMQLDRLLANTSHAGLIVPGALLQALNAARPGKATVDVFDTEPLTDPNDPLLSHPNLIATPHIGFITEDEFDMQFSDIFD; encoded by the coding sequence GTGGCCACTAGCCGGGACCAGTTCTTTGCGGATTGTGATGTGGTTTCGCTACACGTCCGGCTAAAGCCCTCAACCAAGGGGCTGATAACTGCTGCTGATCTAACCCAGATGCAGCTAGATCGCCTGTTGGCAAACACGTCCCACGCTGGATTGATTGTACCGGGGGCCTTGCTGCAGGCATTGAATGCTGCTCGACCGGGAAAAGCCACCGTTGATGTGTTCGACACCGAGCCTTTGACGGATCCGAACGATCCATTGCTGTCTCATCCCAATCTAATCGCGACGCCCCATATTGGATTTATCACCGAAGATGAATTCGACATGCAATTCTCGGATATATTTGACTAG
- a CDS encoding LysR substrate-binding domain-containing protein, whose amino-acid sequence MATVRTVVAQLLIPAMNAFRATGQTARIRLLDSAANEVAEAVAAGEADFGICSIPMLEPTTRFELLFNDPIVLALPLDHALARREVLDLSDLEETPLILPARGTGNRLLIDEAMARVKRPLYWTYEVGRSSTAMELVREGVSAALLSKFAVDATQVAICQLQTPVSPARLAC is encoded by the coding sequence ATGGCGACGGTCCGCACTGTGGTTGCTCAACTTCTGATACCTGCGATGAATGCATTTCGGGCCACCGGGCAGACAGCCCGTATTCGTTTGCTCGACAGTGCCGCCAACGAAGTGGCCGAAGCCGTGGCCGCAGGAGAAGCCGATTTTGGTATTTGTTCGATCCCGATGCTGGAACCCACCACCCGGTTTGAACTGCTATTTAACGACCCGATAGTTCTGGCTTTGCCTTTGGATCACGCTCTGGCCCGGCGGGAAGTCCTGGACCTATCAGACTTGGAAGAAACGCCGCTGATCCTGCCTGCCCGCGGCACTGGGAACCGGTTGCTGATTGACGAAGCCATGGCGCGCGTCAAACGCCCCTTGTATTGGACATATGAAGTCGGGCGCAGTTCCACCGCAATGGAATTGGTACGCGAAGGTGTTAGTGCGGCACTGCTATCAAAATTCGCCGTTGACGCTACACAGGTGGCGATTTGTCAATTGCAAACGCCGGTATCACCCGCCCGATTGGCTTGCTGA
- a CDS encoding FAD-dependent oxidoreductase: protein MTTQYDIAVIGGGNAALCAAMTAAVAGAKVLILETAPRAYRGGNSRHTRNFRCMHSGPLGPLIEDYSEDEYFVDLMKVTGGKTNEKLVRLAMPSDWSFDGTI from the coding sequence ATGACAACCCAGTATGACATTGCAGTGATCGGCGGCGGAAATGCCGCGCTTTGTGCAGCCATGACCGCTGCCGTAGCTGGCGCCAAAGTTCTGATCCTGGAAACCGCGCCCAGGGCGTACCGCGGCGGAAACTCCCGGCACACCCGCAACTTTCGCTGCATGCACTCAGGTCCACTTGGCCCACTGATCGAAGACTACAGCGAGGACGAGTATTTTGTTGATCTGATGAAGGTCACTGGCGGCAAGACCAACGAGAAACTTGTGCGGCTGGCAATGCCGTCAGACTGGTCGTTCGACGGTACGATCTGA